From Camelina sativa cultivar DH55 chromosome 5, Cs, whole genome shotgun sequence:
TTTGTTTACTTTTAGAAGAATGAatgttagaaaataaattaaaaaattgtacaAACCGttgagattaaaattttatattactttatatcatgataaaaaaaaaatataaacaaactgagaaaaaatatatttagttttcaaaaaatCCGAAAATTCGAATAAACATaactgtacaaaaaaaaatataaaggatactaaaaaaactacaaaacggCGTCGTATGAAAAattcccagaaaaaaaaaaaaaaagtaaaccctGCGAGATTGtctttggttcttttgttgTTGACCTGAAACTTGCGGAGAAGGGAGAAGGTAAGAGAGATCGATCGAATGGGGATAATAAAGAGCTGCTTCTCGTTCATGGTGGGATCAGCTTTTGGGGTGTACTTGGCTCAGAACTACAACGTTCCTAATATCCGGAAGCTCACCAACACTGGTATCGTTGTCGCCAAACACGTCGAAGAGAACTACCGCAAACCCAAAAAAGACGATCCctaatgattttgatttcttcctAAGTACTACTCACTCACTCACCaatctttcgtttttttttatgcttctAATTTTTGTGGGGAATTCTTAGGGTTTATTGTTGATTTGGGGCAATTCCTAAGTACTATTGAATTTTTGGGAtcttaattattgattttaactATGAATTAGAGAGTATGAGATTGTAAAAACTTCAACTATTGCATTGATCATTGATTACATGTCTCGTTCTTTGGGGTTCTAGGAAAGTTTGTGTCTCTGTAACCCAATCAGTTTCAATTGTTAATGGATCTCTCTCTCATTGTGTCTTTGATGTATTTGAAGGTGAGCTGTTGTAGAGAGAAGAATGTGGAGGTGGTGTTGGTGTTGGAGC
This genomic window contains:
- the LOC104785970 gene encoding uncharacterized protein LOC104785970, which encodes MGIIKSCFSFMVGSAFGVYLAQNYNVPNIRKLTNTGIVVAKHVEENYRKPKKDDP